The proteins below are encoded in one region of Shewanella algae:
- the pnp gene encoding polyribonucleotide nucleotidyltransferase produces the protein MNPIVKSFEYGQHTVTLETGVIARQADAAVLASMGDTTVLVTVVGKKEADPSRDFFPLTVNYQEKTYAAGKIPGGFFKREGRPSEDETLIARLIDRPIRPLFPDGFTNEVQVIITVVSVDPQIEPDIVAMIGTSAALAISGIPFNGPLGAARVGYINGEYVLNPGAELRENSQLDLVVAGTQSAVLMVESEAKALPEEVMLGAVVYGHEQQQVVVNAINELKAEAGKPAWDWTAPVANEELVAKVKALAEEGLTAAYQIIAKHERRDAVVEVKKAAIEKLLEENPELDQRELDGLLGSLEKKVVRSRIIKGMPRIDGREPDMVRALSVMAGVLPRTHGSALFTRGETQALVTCTLGTERDAQKIDSIMGERTNRFMLHYNFPPYSVGETGMVGSPKRREIGHGKLAWRGINAVMPSAEEFPYSVRVVSEITESNGSSSMASVCGTSLALMDAGVPIKTSVAGIAMGLVKEGDDFVVLSDILGDEDHLGDMDFKVAGTRDGVTALQMDIKIEGITKEIMEIALQQAYGARVHILNVMDQAIGSARDDISDHAPRITTIKINPEKIREVIGKGGATIRALTEETGTTIELEDDGTVKIASNNADATKEAIRRIEEITSEVEVGRIYKGKVIRIVDFGAFVNILPGKDGLVHISQIAEERVANVSDYLQLNQEVTVKVMEVDRQGRVRLSIKEAQQAAPEAAE, from the coding sequence GTGAATCCTATTGTAAAAAGTTTTGAGTATGGTCAACACACAGTCACTCTGGAAACAGGGGTTATTGCACGCCAAGCCGATGCAGCCGTTCTGGCCAGCATGGGCGATACTACAGTTCTGGTGACTGTGGTTGGCAAGAAAGAAGCAGACCCAAGCCGTGACTTCTTCCCGCTGACTGTTAACTATCAGGAAAAGACTTACGCAGCCGGTAAGATCCCTGGTGGTTTCTTCAAGCGTGAAGGTCGACCATCCGAAGATGAAACACTGATCGCCCGCCTGATTGACCGTCCTATCCGTCCACTGTTCCCTGACGGCTTCACCAACGAAGTCCAAGTGATCATCACTGTGGTTTCTGTTGATCCACAGATCGAGCCAGACATTGTGGCCATGATAGGTACCTCTGCTGCTTTGGCTATTTCCGGTATTCCATTCAATGGTCCTCTGGGTGCGGCACGTGTCGGTTACATCAATGGCGAGTACGTGCTGAATCCTGGTGCAGAGCTGCGTGAAAACAGCCAGCTGGATCTGGTTGTTGCCGGTACTCAGAGCGCCGTGCTCATGGTGGAGTCTGAAGCCAAGGCCCTGCCTGAAGAAGTGATGCTGGGCGCCGTGGTATACGGTCACGAACAGCAGCAGGTGGTGGTTAATGCCATCAATGAACTCAAGGCCGAAGCCGGTAAGCCTGCTTGGGACTGGACAGCTCCTGTTGCCAACGAAGAGCTGGTTGCCAAGGTTAAGGCGCTGGCCGAAGAAGGTCTTACCGCCGCTTACCAGATCATCGCCAAGCATGAGCGCCGCGATGCGGTAGTTGAAGTCAAGAAAGCCGCTATCGAAAAGCTGCTTGAGGAAAACCCTGAGCTGGATCAGCGTGAGCTGGACGGCCTGCTGGGTAGCCTGGAGAAGAAAGTGGTTCGTAGCCGCATCATCAAAGGTATGCCTCGTATCGATGGTCGTGAGCCTGATATGGTGCGTGCCCTGTCTGTGATGGCCGGCGTGCTGCCACGTACTCACGGTAGCGCCCTGTTTACCCGTGGTGAAACTCAGGCTCTGGTGACCTGTACTCTGGGTACCGAGCGTGATGCGCAGAAGATTGACTCCATCATGGGCGAGCGTACCAACCGCTTCATGCTGCACTATAACTTCCCTCCATACTCTGTCGGTGAAACCGGCATGGTGGGTTCACCCAAGCGTCGTGAAATCGGTCACGGTAAGCTGGCATGGCGTGGTATCAACGCAGTAATGCCTTCTGCCGAAGAATTCCCATATAGCGTGCGCGTAGTATCTGAAATCACTGAATCCAACGGCTCCAGCTCTATGGCGTCTGTGTGTGGTACTTCTCTGGCGCTGATGGATGCCGGTGTACCTATCAAGACTTCTGTTGCCGGTATCGCCATGGGTCTGGTGAAAGAAGGTGATGACTTCGTTGTACTGTCTGACATTCTGGGCGATGAAGATCACCTGGGTGATATGGACTTTAAAGTGGCCGGTACCCGTGATGGTGTAACCGCACTGCAGATGGATATCAAGATTGAAGGTATCACCAAGGAGATCATGGAAATTGCGCTGCAGCAAGCCTATGGTGCCCGTGTGCATATCCTCAATGTAATGGATCAGGCCATTGGCTCTGCCCGTGACGATATCTCCGACCATGCTCCACGTATCACTACCATCAAGATCAACCCTGAGAAGATCCGTGAAGTGATAGGTAAGGGCGGTGCAACTATCCGTGCACTGACCGAAGAGACAGGTACCACTATCGAGTTGGAAGACGACGGCACTGTGAAGATTGCTTCAAACAATGCCGATGCCACCAAGGAAGCTATCCGCCGCATCGAAGAGATCACCTCTGAAGTGGAAGTGGGTCGCATCTACAAGGGTAAAGTTATCCGCATCGTTGACTTCGGTGCCTTCGTTAACATATTGCCTGGTAAAGATGGCCTGGTACACATCTCTCAAATCGCTGAAGAGCGTGTGGCCAATGTATCCGACTACCTGCAACTGAACCAGGAAGTTACCGTTAAGGTAATGGAAGTGGATCGTCAGGGCCGTGTACGTCTGTCTATCAAGGAAGCACAACAAGCCGCTCCAGAAGCAGCCGAGTAA
- the nlpI gene encoding lipoprotein NlpI, with amino-acid sequence MSFNLRAAVFSVLAGASLLTSGCASLPASEANSELLVAPVLPDYKLEVTLAKLNEILARAELTTEQRARFHYDRGVIYDSVGLRILGRIDFHQALKLQPDLADAYNFLGIYYTQEGEFESAYEAFDAVLELSPEYDYAFLNRGIALYYGDRKELAAKDMESFYLKDESDGYRALWLYLTEYELSPQEALARLQFNRTRLDDNAWATVLVDYYLGAVDESQVFAMAKSGLTHPKEYAERLCEAYFYLAKVATEQGHKDKAADYLRLALATNIYDFVEHRYARMELALLEQTPQPVQQTAN; translated from the coding sequence ATGAGTTTTAATCTGCGCGCCGCTGTGTTTTCTGTACTGGCAGGAGCCAGTTTGCTGACTTCGGGATGCGCTTCCCTGCCGGCGTCTGAAGCCAACAGTGAATTGTTGGTTGCCCCTGTCTTGCCGGACTATAAGTTGGAAGTCACTCTGGCAAAACTCAACGAAATCCTGGCCAGAGCAGAGCTGACCACAGAGCAACGCGCCCGTTTTCATTATGATCGCGGCGTTATATACGACAGCGTAGGCTTGAGGATCCTCGGACGTATCGATTTCCATCAGGCGCTGAAATTGCAACCGGATTTGGCCGATGCCTATAACTTCCTCGGTATCTATTACACCCAGGAAGGTGAGTTTGAAAGTGCCTACGAGGCGTTTGATGCGGTTCTTGAGTTATCGCCTGAATATGATTATGCCTTTCTCAATCGCGGAATTGCCCTCTACTATGGCGATCGCAAAGAGCTTGCTGCCAAAGACATGGAAAGCTTTTACCTCAAGGATGAAAGCGATGGTTACCGGGCGCTGTGGCTATATCTGACCGAGTATGAACTCTCACCCCAGGAAGCGCTGGCAAGGCTGCAGTTCAACCGCACCCGTCTGGATGACAATGCCTGGGCGACTGTGCTGGTCGACTATTATCTGGGCGCGGTTGATGAGTCCCAGGTGTTTGCCATGGCCAAGAGTGGCCTGACTCACCCCAAAGAATATGCCGAGCGCTTGTGTGAAGCCTATTTCTATTTGGCCAAGGTGGCGACCGAGCAAGGCCATAAGGATAAGGCGGCCGATTATCTGCGCCTGGCGCTGGCTACCAATATCTATGATTTTGTCGAGCACAGATATGCCAGAATGGAACTGGCATTGCTGGAGCAAACGCCGCAACCTGTACAACAGACAGCTAACTGA
- the prfC gene encoding peptide chain release factor 3 produces MSGIKVEVDKRRTFAIISHPDAGKTTITEKVLLHGRAIQSAGTVKGRGSSQHAKSDWMEMEKERGISVTTSVMQFPYNDCLVNLLDTPGHEDFSEDTYRTLTAVDSCLMVIDAAKGVEDRTRKLMEVTRLRDTPIVTFMNKLDRDIRDPMELLDEVENELDILCAPVSWPIGCGKSFKGVYHIHRDETILYQTGHGHTIQEVKILKGLDNPELDQAVGSDLAAQLREEMELVTGASNEFDLELFLSGELTPVFFGTALGNFGVDHMLDGLTAWAPKPMPRQTTERLVEAGEDKFSGFVFKIQANMDPKHRDRIAFMRIVSGKYTQGMKMKHVRIGKTVSISDAVTFMAGDRERAAEAYAGDIIGLHNHGTIQIGDTFTQGEELKFSGIPNFAPEMFRRIRLKDPLKQKQLLKGLVQLSEEGAVQVFRPLDTNDLIVGAVGVLQFEVVVARLKSEYNVEAIYEAINVATARWVYCDDARKLEEFRRKCSTNLALDGGDNLTYIAPTMVNLNLSMERYPDIEFAKTREH; encoded by the coding sequence ATGTCAGGTATTAAAGTCGAAGTGGACAAGCGCCGCACCTTCGCCATCATTTCTCACCCGGATGCGGGTAAAACCACCATTACAGAGAAAGTCTTGCTCCATGGCCGCGCCATTCAATCTGCCGGTACAGTGAAAGGCCGTGGCTCGTCTCAGCATGCAAAATCTGACTGGATGGAGATGGAAAAGGAGCGGGGGATCTCGGTCACGACTTCTGTGATGCAGTTCCCCTACAACGACTGCCTGGTTAACCTGCTGGATACCCCAGGCCACGAAGACTTCTCTGAGGATACCTACCGTACCCTGACAGCGGTGGATTCCTGCCTTATGGTTATCGATGCTGCCAAAGGGGTTGAGGATAGAACCCGTAAGCTGATGGAAGTGACGCGGCTGCGTGATACCCCTATCGTCACCTTCATGAACAAGCTCGACCGGGATATCCGCGATCCGATGGAATTGCTCGATGAAGTGGAAAACGAGCTCGATATTCTCTGTGCACCGGTCAGCTGGCCTATAGGCTGTGGTAAGTCTTTCAAAGGCGTTTATCATATCCACCGCGATGAAACCATCCTGTATCAAACCGGTCACGGTCACACCATTCAGGAAGTGAAGATACTCAAAGGATTGGATAACCCTGAGTTGGACCAAGCTGTTGGCAGCGATCTGGCCGCGCAGCTGCGTGAAGAGATGGAGTTGGTAACCGGCGCCTCCAATGAATTTGATCTCGAGCTGTTCTTAAGTGGTGAGCTGACACCTGTGTTCTTCGGTACCGCCCTGGGTAACTTCGGGGTTGACCATATGCTGGATGGCCTGACCGCCTGGGCCCCCAAGCCAATGCCAAGACAGACCACTGAGCGTTTGGTCGAAGCCGGTGAAGACAAGTTTTCCGGTTTCGTTTTCAAGATCCAGGCGAACATGGATCCCAAGCACAGAGACCGTATCGCCTTTATGCGTATCGTTTCCGGTAAATACACCCAAGGCATGAAGATGAAGCATGTCCGTATAGGGAAAACCGTCAGTATTTCCGATGCGGTAACCTTTATGGCCGGTGACCGTGAGCGCGCCGCCGAAGCTTATGCCGGTGATATCATAGGCCTGCACAACCATGGCACCATTCAGATAGGTGATACTTTTACCCAAGGTGAAGAGTTGAAGTTCTCCGGGATCCCCAACTTTGCGCCGGAAATGTTCCGCCGTATTCGCCTTAAAGATCCATTGAAGCAGAAACAGCTGCTTAAAGGCTTGGTGCAGCTCTCGGAAGAGGGGGCTGTACAGGTTTTCCGCCCTCTGGACACCAATGACCTTATCGTTGGCGCTGTTGGGGTGCTGCAGTTTGAGGTGGTAGTAGCCAGACTCAAGTCGGAATATAACGTGGAAGCCATCTATGAGGCCATCAACGTGGCAACCGCGCGTTGGGTCTACTGTGACGATGCCCGCAAGTTGGAGGAGTTCAGGCGCAAATGCTCCACCAACCTGGCGCTGGATGGCGGCGACAACCTGACTTATATTGCCCCGACCATGGTTAACCTCAATTTGTCCATGGAGCGCTATCCGGACATTGAGTTTGCCAAGACCCGGGAACACTAA
- a CDS encoding TatD family hydrolase, whose translation MFDSHAHLDFSDFDHDRLALMAAMKAAGIGGAIIPGVSPRHWSKQKAIAHQLQLPFTLGIHPWYCPKSIAESDLALTALKSELTSVNDPLMVGIGECGLDKPKAELAQDNPAHVPWNLQYRVLEGQLALAAELKLPLILHSVKTHNELLGMLKQHSLPRGGVVHAFNGSYETAIAYLELGFKLGIGGLLLNKNAKKLRDAVGKLPLDALLVETDSPSMTPSFLPEKRNTPLTLVQIIAELADLQKKTNVLISEHLQQNLMQLFEL comes from the coding sequence ATCTTTGATTCTCACGCTCATCTGGATTTCAGCGACTTTGATCATGACAGACTAGCCCTCATGGCCGCGATGAAAGCCGCCGGTATTGGCGGTGCTATCATTCCCGGTGTCAGTCCTCGGCATTGGTCAAAGCAGAAAGCGATTGCTCACCAGCTGCAACTGCCTTTCACCTTAGGGATACATCCTTGGTATTGCCCTAAATCAATTGCCGAGAGTGACCTGGCGCTGACAGCGCTCAAAAGTGAGCTCACTTCTGTAAATGACCCTCTGATGGTAGGAATCGGCGAGTGTGGTTTGGACAAACCCAAGGCTGAGCTGGCGCAAGATAACCCGGCGCATGTCCCCTGGAACCTGCAATACAGGGTGCTGGAAGGGCAGTTGGCCTTGGCGGCGGAGTTGAAGCTGCCGCTGATACTGCATTCGGTGAAGACCCATAATGAACTCTTGGGCATGTTGAAACAGCATTCACTGCCGCGGGGCGGAGTGGTTCATGCCTTTAATGGCTCTTATGAGACGGCGATCGCTTATTTAGAGCTTGGCTTCAAGTTGGGGATTGGCGGCTTGTTGCTGAATAAAAATGCAAAAAAGCTGCGTGATGCAGTTGGCAAATTACCGCTCGATGCCTTGTTGGTGGAGACTGATTCGCCCTCAATGACGCCGAGTTTCCTGCCGGAAAAACGCAATACCCCCCTGACATTGGTACAAATAATAGCCGAATTGGCGGATTTGCAGAAAAAAACCAATGTTCTAATATCAGAACACCTCCAACAGAACTTGATGCAACTGTTTGAGCTTTAG
- a CDS encoding NupC/NupG family nucleoside CNT transporter: MNILMSLVGVVTLLAIGFLLSNNKKAINLRTVGGALAIQAALGGFVLYVPFGKDVLKNVSDAVSSVIGYAQNGISFLFGDLANFKVGFIFAVNVLPVIVFFSSLIAVLYYLGIMQWIIRILGGALQKALGTSRTESMSATANIFVGQTEAPLVVRPFIPTMTQSELFAIMVGGLASIAGSVLAGYAQMGVPIQYLVAASFMAAPAGLLMAKLMHPETETAKNDMDELPEDPDKPANVLDAAAAGASSGMHLALNVGAMLLAFIGLIAMINGIIGGIGGWFGMENLTLELILGYIFMPLAYLIGVPWNEAMVAGSFIGQKIVVNEFVAYMNFAPYIHDAAMSCTAVAAEVTKELPMCVAETQAPMTVRTQAIISFALCGFANLSSIAILLGGLGAMAPNRRHDLAKLGLRAVVAGSLANLMSATLAGLFLAL; this comes from the coding sequence ATGAATATACTTATGAGCTTGGTAGGGGTGGTCACCCTACTCGCGATTGGTTTCTTGTTGTCCAACAACAAGAAGGCAATCAATCTTAGAACTGTCGGTGGTGCACTGGCAATTCAGGCTGCATTGGGCGGTTTTGTCTTGTACGTGCCGTTCGGTAAGGACGTTCTCAAGAACGTATCCGATGCTGTTTCCAGTGTTATCGGTTATGCACAAAATGGTATCAGCTTCCTGTTTGGTGATTTGGCTAACTTCAAAGTTGGCTTTATCTTCGCAGTGAACGTGCTGCCGGTTATCGTGTTCTTCTCCTCTCTGATCGCTGTGCTCTACTATCTGGGCATCATGCAGTGGATCATTCGTATTTTGGGTGGGGCGCTGCAGAAGGCCCTGGGCACCAGCCGTACCGAGTCCATGTCTGCCACAGCCAACATCTTCGTGGGTCAGACCGAAGCGCCTCTGGTGGTTCGTCCCTTTATTCCAACCATGACTCAATCTGAGCTGTTCGCCATTATGGTGGGTGGTCTTGCATCTATCGCAGGTTCTGTTTTGGCCGGTTATGCACAGATGGGTGTACCTATCCAGTATCTGGTTGCGGCTTCTTTCATGGCGGCACCTGCGGGTCTGTTGATGGCCAAGCTGATGCATCCTGAAACTGAAACTGCCAAGAACGACATGGATGAGCTGCCTGAAGATCCAGACAAGCCTGCCAACGTACTTGATGCTGCCGCTGCCGGTGCTTCTTCCGGTATGCACCTGGCACTGAACGTTGGTGCTATGCTGCTGGCCTTCATCGGTTTGATTGCCATGATCAACGGCATCATAGGTGGTATCGGCGGTTGGTTCGGCATGGAAAACCTGACTTTGGAACTGATCCTTGGCTATATCTTTATGCCTCTGGCTTACCTCATCGGTGTGCCTTGGAATGAAGCCATGGTTGCCGGTTCTTTCATCGGTCAGAAGATAGTGGTCAACGAGTTTGTGGCTTACATGAACTTCGCACCCTACATCCATGATGCAGCTATGAGCTGTACTGCCGTTGCCGCTGAGGTCACTAAAGAGTTGCCTATGTGTGTGGCTGAAACTCAGGCGCCAATGACAGTCCGTACTCAGGCGATTATCTCTTTCGCTCTGTGTGGCTTCGCTAACCTGTCTTCCATCGCAATTCTGCTGGGCGGCTTGGGTGCCATGGCACCAAATCGTCGTCACGATCTGGCTAAACTGGGTCTGCGCGCTGTGGTTGCCGGTTCTCTGGCTAACCTGATGAGTGCGACTCTGGCCGGTTTGTTCCTGGCACTGTAA
- a CDS encoding outer membrane protein OmpK: MKNVKTLALAATAVAAMSGNAYAADRSDLHASDYKWMQFNLMYSIGEKPENPASGDQHNYLEMEFGGRSGIFDLYGYVDVFNLGNQYTNNGDKNPGSGKSKLFMKFAPRISMDAVFNKDLSFGPVQEVYFSTLFNWDGLVNDGDGTGVNSSFWGVGADVMVPWLGKTGMNLYAYYDLNNKEWNGYQFSMNWFKPFYFFDNKSFLSFQGYIDYQFGADEDKTAFVPTTTNGGNVFFGLYWHSDRYALGYGLKGFKDVYLLEDGAGALALESTGWSHYLSATYKF, from the coding sequence ATGAAAAACGTTAAAACTTTAGCTTTAGCCGCTACAGCGGTCGCTGCCATGTCAGGCAATGCCTACGCCGCTGATCGTTCTGACCTGCACGCCAGTGACTACAAATGGATGCAGTTCAACCTGATGTACTCTATCGGTGAGAAGCCTGAAAACCCAGCTTCAGGTGATCAGCACAACTACCTGGAAATGGAATTCGGTGGTCGTTCAGGTATTTTCGATCTGTACGGTTACGTTGATGTGTTTAATCTGGGTAACCAGTACACCAATAACGGTGACAAAAACCCAGGTTCAGGTAAAAGTAAGCTGTTCATGAAGTTTGCACCACGTATCTCCATGGATGCAGTATTCAATAAAGACCTGTCTTTCGGCCCAGTTCAAGAAGTTTACTTCTCTACTCTGTTCAACTGGGACGGTCTGGTTAACGATGGTGACGGCACTGGTGTTAACAGCTCTTTCTGGGGTGTGGGTGCTGATGTGATGGTGCCATGGTTGGGTAAAACCGGCATGAACCTGTATGCATACTATGACCTGAATAACAAAGAATGGAACGGTTATCAGTTCTCCATGAACTGGTTCAAGCCTTTCTACTTCTTCGACAACAAGAGCTTCCTGTCGTTCCAGGGTTACATCGACTACCAGTTCGGTGCTGACGAAGACAAGACTGCTTTCGTACCAACCACAACAAACGGTGGTAACGTGTTCTTCGGCCTGTACTGGCACTCAGATCGTTACGCTCTGGGCTATGGCCTGAAAGGCTTTAAAGACGTATACCTGCTTGAAGACGGTGCCGGTGCCCTGGCTCTGGAATCTACAGGTTGGTCTCACTACCTGAGCGCTACCTACAAGTTCTAA
- the deoC gene encoding deoxyribose-phosphate aldolase has translation MSDLKQAAQRAIQLMDLTTLNDDDTDQKVIELCHKANTPAGHTAAICIYPRFIPIARKTLDAMGADDIRIATVTNFPHGNDDIAIAVLETRAAVAYGADEVDVVFPYRALMEGNETVGFELVKACKEACGDEVLLKVIIESGELKDPALIRKASELSIDAGADFIKTSTGKVPVNATLEAAEIMLTVISEKNPAVGFKPAGGVRDAAQAAEFLGTAERILGNDWVSPRTFRFGASSLLASLLHTLELADAPAPTQGY, from the coding sequence ATGAGCGATTTAAAACAAGCAGCACAGCGCGCCATCCAACTGATGGATCTGACTACCCTGAATGATGATGATACCGATCAGAAGGTGATCGAACTGTGTCATAAGGCCAACACTCCGGCCGGTCATACTGCTGCTATCTGTATCTATCCACGCTTTATTCCTATCGCGCGCAAGACTTTGGATGCCATGGGCGCCGATGATATCCGTATTGCCACAGTCACCAACTTCCCTCACGGCAATGATGACATCGCTATCGCCGTGCTGGAAACCCGTGCAGCAGTCGCTTACGGTGCCGACGAAGTGGATGTGGTATTCCCTTATCGTGCACTGATGGAAGGCAACGAAACTGTTGGTTTTGAGCTGGTCAAAGCCTGTAAAGAAGCCTGTGGTGACGAGGTGCTTTTGAAAGTGATCATCGAATCCGGTGAACTGAAAGACCCGGCGCTTATTCGCAAGGCTTCCGAGTTGTCTATCGATGCCGGCGCTGACTTTATCAAGACCTCTACCGGTAAGGTACCTGTCAATGCCACTCTTGAAGCGGCTGAAATCATGCTGACCGTTATCAGTGAAAAGAACCCCGCAGTAGGCTTCAAGCCTGCCGGTGGTGTACGTGATGCCGCCCAAGCCGCTGAATTCCTCGGTACAGCCGAGCGTATTCTGGGCAATGACTGGGTTTCACCCCGTACTTTCCGTTTCGGTGCATCCAGCCTGCTGGCCAGTCTGCTGCACACGCTGGAATTGGCTGACGCTCCAGCACCGACTCAAGGTTACTAA
- the deoA gene encoding thymidine phosphorylase gives MFLAQEIIRKKREKMALSKEEIQFFVKGITDNSVSEGQIAAFGMAVYFNDMSMDERIALTTAMRDSGTVLNWDSLQLDGPVIDKHSTGGVGDVISLMLGPMAAACGGYVPMISGRGLGHTGGTLDKFDAIPGYQTEPDSELFRKVVKEVGVAIIGQTGDLVPADKRFYSIRDNTATVESIPLITASILSKKLACSLDALAMDVKVGSGAFMPTYQASEELARSIVAVANGAGTKTTALLTDMNQVLASCAGNAVEVLEAVNFLTGKYRNPRLYEVTMGLCSEMLLLGGLAANEAEARSKLNAVLDNGKAAEIFARMVSGLGGPVDFVEHPEKYLPQAKIIRPVYAERSGFAYSMDTRELGLAVVTLGGGRRKPGDALDYSVGLTQVCALGHEINADKPLAMVHAQSESAFEEAAAAVRRAIVIGDSAPEKTPEIYRAIRAADLQEK, from the coding sequence ATGTTTCTGGCACAAGAGATAATTCGTAAAAAACGCGAAAAAATGGCGCTTTCCAAGGAGGAGATCCAGTTCTTTGTCAAAGGCATTACCGATAACAGCGTGTCTGAAGGTCAGATAGCTGCATTCGGGATGGCGGTGTATTTTAACGACATGAGCATGGATGAGCGCATCGCACTGACTACGGCTATGCGTGATTCCGGCACTGTGCTCAATTGGGATAGCCTGCAGCTCGACGGCCCTGTCATAGACAAACACAGCACAGGCGGAGTGGGCGATGTTATCAGCCTGATGCTTGGCCCCATGGCGGCAGCCTGCGGCGGTTATGTTCCCATGATTTCAGGTCGTGGTCTGGGCCACACAGGTGGCACTCTGGATAAGTTTGACGCCATCCCCGGCTATCAGACTGAGCCTGACAGCGAACTATTCCGTAAGGTGGTTAAAGAGGTCGGTGTGGCCATTATCGGTCAAACCGGCGATCTGGTTCCTGCCGACAAGCGTTTCTATTCCATTCGTGACAACACGGCCACTGTCGAATCCATCCCGCTTATCACCGCCTCTATTCTGTCGAAGAAACTGGCTTGTAGCCTGGATGCGCTGGCGATGGACGTCAAAGTGGGCAGCGGCGCCTTTATGCCTACTTATCAGGCATCCGAGGAACTGGCTCGTTCTATTGTTGCGGTTGCCAATGGTGCAGGTACCAAGACCACGGCTCTGCTGACCGATATGAACCAGGTGTTGGCCTCCTGCGCCGGGAACGCGGTCGAAGTGCTCGAGGCGGTGAACTTCCTTACCGGCAAATATCGTAATCCGCGCCTCTACGAAGTCACCATGGGACTTTGTAGTGAGATGTTGCTGCTCGGTGGCCTTGCCGCCAATGAGGCCGAGGCCCGCAGTAAGCTCAACGCCGTGCTGGATAATGGCAAGGCCGCCGAGATCTTCGCCCGTATGGTTTCCGGACTGGGCGGCCCGGTCGATTTTGTCGAACATCCTGAAAAATACTTGCCCCAAGCCAAGATTATTCGTCCTGTATATGCCGAGCGTTCCGGCTTTGCTTACAGCATGGATACCCGTGAACTCGGCTTGGCTGTGGTCACTCTGGGTGGTGGTCGTCGTAAGCCTGGTGATGCCCTGGATTACAGCGTCGGCCTGACACAGGTTTGTGCCCTGGGACATGAAATCAATGCCGACAAACCGCTGGCAATGGTGCATGCCCAGTCAGAAAGCGCCTTCGAAGAAGCCGCTGCCGCGGTGCGCAGAGCCATAGTCATTGGCGACAGCGCCCCTGAGAAAACACCGGAGATCTATCGCGCCATCCGCGCCGCCGATCTCCAGGAGAAGTAG